The window TCctgaaaacagaaaagaaatggGATTTACTGGATTTTGCCATGAAAATGCAGTATTACTGTTTTCAATTAATTGATATTAGATGTTGGGCTCACCTTGAGAGGTTCTGCTACCTCTGATAGCTTCAAATAGATTGAGGAATCCTCTCTTCAGATCTTGTGCAAGTTTCTCCATTACACGCACTTTCTTGGTTTCAGCAGTCAAAGATGACCCATAGGAGCTTTTATATATAGCTTGTGCCTGCCAACTTTCTGCAGTCCCTAGACGAGTCAATGGATGATCCAGCACCATTCCATGTGCTTTGGTTATAATTTGACtgataattgtattttattgcaTGGCATTTCATTGTTTTTGGCTGGAAGGTTCCCAGTAATCAGTACTACTTAATAGAAAATTGATGGATATGGGCTAAATTCACAATCATTGCGAATTTTAGTGCTCGACTTCTTGATGGTGTTAACTTAGTAAAAGTCATTTGAGTGACTTGAAATCtgtcaataaatttataattcaatcaaTAATTATGTTCCTTgagaaatctaaaatttaaatctcctttcttaaccaaaaaaaagaggCTATTTCCCTGTAGATGCATTATTGTGTGTGTCTGATAATATAAtgcaatgttattttttaaaatgatttttcattgaaaatatattaaaattatgtttttttatatttaacatcagcatatcaaaatcataaaaaaaactcttaaaaaattaatttaatattttttaaatgaaataaaattaaaaaataaaatttaccacaatatcaaattgACATGAAGCAAGATACATAATATTATGgattcatataatatttctgtttatttaattttttttatcatttgaaattttttcactttagttaccaaagaattagtttttttaatttaatatttttatattaatcgcTAATTTAGatttgagtttgatgatgatttgtttttataggatTATATATGTAACAAAAAAGCCCCAGTGTTcagttaacttttaattttgaaaaataaaatttaatttttttgtgtaaaaaaattaagactcgAGAAATCAAATATAAGCaacaaaaaaagtatttttttaaaaaaaaatttagtttttattccatcctttttaaaagttttaggcCCATGGAGTTTTTCATCATTTAgaacaacagaaaaaaaatagtttgaggcttgagtttttttttttcaagttgatcttagggttttttttttcaaattaaagtttgtattgaggttatatatatttaagtttGTGGAGTGTTTATTTTGTgcttttaagtaaaaatagattgaaaaataattttttaaataaacaaatactcTTACCTCAACTTTTCAACTACTCTCTTgtcattaaaaactaaattagcaAATAACAGGTTATCTGTAGCtacaaacaaaatatcatctgttttttaaataaaaaaaagatgaataataTATCTTCTATCCTTTAtcatagagagagaaaaaaaaggaaggccTAGCACGCCGGCCGATCAATGtgtctagcttttttttttactatatttttaatgtagattaattataaattaatttgagatttttttattgaataaaattaaatttt is drawn from Populus nigra chromosome 5, ddPopNigr1.1, whole genome shotgun sequence and contains these coding sequences:
- the LOC133693398 gene encoding uncharacterized protein LOC133693398, which translates into the protein MVLDHPLTRLGTAESWQAQAIYKSSYGSSLTAETKKVRVMEKLAQDLKRGFLNLFEAIRGSRTSQGNENGDEAASESVEEVTVQDRGVKVTARGPKRPGVPKGPPPKNA